CAGATCTAACATCAGGAAGTGCATTAGTACCAATAAATTAACCAAGGATGGTGAAAGAAGGCGCCCAAAAAAATTGCAGCCAGCTTTCAGTTCACCATCATCACCAAACTCAAAAATATGTCAATCAAACAATGGATCAATTGTAACTTTACACAagaaaaattttgaaaaaatgaaTGAGATCAATCACCCCACATTCGAGCCTGCCTTCGGAACCGGTTGCAGAAGTGAAAAGAAGACTGCTACAGGGGCTGGGTGGGGGAGGGAGAATAAAATTAACCCAAAAAGGAAGTCTGTGGTAAGAGACTAATAGGGACACCATGTACACAGATTTATCAACCAGCTATTGAACATAGATCTTCAAAGACTTGTCGAATGTTAGGCCGCTCATTTACAGGAAGAATACACCTAAGAGATACACCGAGCATATCGTCCATCACTTTCGAGGGTTCTTCCCTCCCTGCAATGTCGCGATCTATACAATCCATGCGCCGCCCTTCTTTATCGCAGAGCCGAACCCAATCTGTTAGGTCAACAGCACCTGATTGCCCTGATATGATATCACCAGCACTTCTTCTTGTCAAAATTTCCATAATAATCACTCCAAATGAATACACATCAGCTTTCAATGAGGGCATTGGCTTGGAAGCATTAGAAAGTTCAGGAGCACAATAACCAAGTGCCCCAAGATTCAAAATCTGCTCAGCAACTCCAGCAGGCATCATTAAGCGGTGTAAACCATAATCAGTCACTCGGGCACTGAGATCAGGCCCCATTAAGAGTATGTTTGTTGGCTTCAGGTTTCCGTGAGGCATGCCTCTATCATGAAGAAAGACCAGGCAGCGTGCAATGTCAACAGCAACTCTCAACCTCTGACTGAATGACAAAAGAGAATATCTTCGGGGCGTGGATTCTGCATAGGACAAATGATGATAAGGTTTTAGAGATGATACACCAAGCAGGATCAGAACAAGATAGTTAAATATCATGTTGAAGATATCAGAACAAGATCTCAATCTAAGACAACCCAATCACATGTAATGAACTGATGTCACTATATACAGAGCATGTTAGAGAAAGAATGTTATGTTGGATACTGATGAGAGTTTTGTGGAACTTTTGGATAGTTCAAATCAAGCCTCCCAAAAGCTTGAATATCCATTACTTTTCTGTaattccagtttattaattgaaatcatCTTCTTCTCCTCCTTAATTCATAACATCACAAAAAGCAGGGAACATCTTAAATTTTAAAATGCAATGAAAAAAGCTCTCAAATGCAAAATGACAAGACAATGCTGACATCTTCACAAATACTGATGACAAGAAGGCAAACAAAGGAAAAATTATGTGTAGTACCAAGTAAATCATTCTCCTAAATCATAATTCCACTACAAAATAGAAAACTAATTGATTCTAGAATGAACTAGACTCAAAGTAACCTAGGAACTTCTGGAACAGACATAAGAAAAATATATCATCACaaaattttcacaaaaaaatcGCAGTAGCAAAACATTTGCATATCAAGTTCAAGCATGTTGAGGCTCAAACATCACAGATATAAGCTCTAACTGCCTTACCGTACAGGTGAAGTGCCAAGCTATCCCCATTGATATAATCTGATAAAATAAGCCTCTCTTGTTCTCTGGGGCCCCAGTAATAAGCTCGTACTGGAACTATATTCGGATGCCTCATTAAACCAATCTTTTTCACTTCCTTTGCGAATTCTTTCTTACTTTTAACCAATCCTACCCTCAGCCACTTTACTGTTAACATTTGTCCACCACCGAGTGTGGCCTTGTACAATGTACCATGACTACTTCGACCAAGAACTTCAGCTGGGGCTCGAGATAACTGCTCAGCTGTGAATGCAAGTGATGCATCAAGGAAATACAGCTCTCCAGCAAACCGATCAGGTGAGTAGACATCCAATGTTACGGGTTGTTCAGATGTCTCAAAGAAACGGGGTGAGGATGACAATGGAGAACCTGGAGGCGACCTCCGTGCTGATGTCACTATAGGATTATCAGGGAGATTGTGCTTCACATAAGAAGTACTAGATGCTGCTGCCACAGGTGCACGCTCAGATATGTCTGTCACAAGTTCAGCCTGACCTGATAATGACCTTGAATTCGAAGTCAGTAAATGAGTATTAGAAAAACTCATTGACGTTTCCGGAGGCTCAGAGCCAgcatgaaatttgaaaagtgaaGGCCGAGTAACCCTTCCCACTTTAACATCTCTTCCAGTTGTTGCACCATTGAATTTGCTACTCCCATGAAACCCATGATGAGCACGGTAATAAGCTAGTGCAACAAATGCAATCATTAGAGCAGCCCCAACACAGGCAAGAATAATGGCAATCTTGATGCTAGACGACTTTGAACGTCGATGTCCTTTATTTCCAGATATATAATTTGAACCACCATTCGGTGGTCCTTCGACACCTGGGATAACCAGCTTCTCATTTCCTGGATGAAATGAACTCGGTGGAAATGTTCTCAAGCTTTCAGGAACTGTACCTGACAGttcattataggtcacattcAATGCTTTTAGACTTGAAGGAAGCGTACCAGGTAAGTGACCCTCGAATTGATTGTTTGACAAATCAAGGGATTCCAACCCATTAATACGGTCCAATGAACTTGGTATATGTCCTGATAAACTATTTTTTGCAAGATTCAATGATCTCAGCCTACCCATGAATCTTATATCTTTGGAAAGACCACCTACTAATGAATTATCGGAAAGATCTAAGGACTCCAAGGGTGCAAAAACAGGCTGGGCCAAGAATTCGCCAACAGTAGATTCCGGGAAGGGGATTACTCCATTGAAATGGTTTCTAGAAAGATTTAAGTTTATCAAGTTCAACGAAAATAAAGCAGATGGAATCGGCCCAGCCATGTTGTTGATGCTCAGGTCAACCTTGGATAATCTCGGAAACTGACGCCATTCAGAGGGCAAGCGACCTTCTAAAGAGTTGTTACTGATTCTCAAAGTAGTCAAACCTGATTGAGCACTGAATTCTGGGAAGCTCCCAGTTAACCTATTTGAACTCAAATCAAGTATCTCCAATGTTGTTGAGTTGATGCCACGGATAGAGCCTGCTTGTAGACAAACTAAATGTTTCAGGCAAACTCATAAATGGAAAGGAAGAATCCAGAGGAATACATGAATAAGTTACAGAACAACATAGGGAACTTCTTGAACAGATTCATAATTTTATATCCTTAGAAACAAATGAAACATGGAATGCACCGACTTATAAAATGTGAAAGATTActaataaaacacattgttGTGTACCAAGCAAACACAAACGATTAATGCATATTTGTCATACTGTACGAGGCACCTCAAGGACAAATCAAAAATTATTAGGTATCTCTATGGCTATAGTTGTAGTTCTCAGTATGCCAAAAATTTACTGCTCAACAAATTACAGAAATTTCTTACAAAACATCACCTATTAAAGCTCCCAGTACCCAGGTATCTTCATACAAGCTCATCACTGGAAATTAGACTAAAATAATAACTTCTGCCGATTCAAGGAATAGATTAAAAAAATGTCTGGTTCCAACTTCCAAGTCACTAGCATATGCTATCGATTGAATCGATCATACACCAGCTCATTAAGAAAAGACAGGGAAAAGGTTTGCACATCGACAGATTAAACCAGGTCGACCAAGCTTGAAAGTAACCCAGCAGTGAAAACACAAAAAATGCTGATACTCCAACAAGACTTCTGCATACAATGAATCTCAATACCAAGATGACTAAGAACCATACATAAGGAAGAGACAGAGAACCAAGGAAAGCGTTTTCAAATTTCTATCTTTGAACAGAAGATCTTGCATGTCCTATAAGGACATAATCATGATGCTGAGAACCCCTTACTGTTCGCACCGTTGATAACACAACAGCATAAAAAACAGCATCTGGTAGATTGACCAATCACAACACTTCTCACACTTCACATCCTAGATCTTTACTTAATACAGTTGCATGCAGGTTAAACCAATTGAATTTCAACTCTCAATACAATTTGTTCAAAGCTGCATTCAATTAGAGCAATACAAAGTGAAATGGAGCACATAAAAAGATCTCTACCTTCAACATCACATTCAAAGTTCTACTAATTGCAGATAAACTTTATAAAAAATGAGTGACAATAATTGAAAGCAGAACAAATGGACCCAACATCGCTTACCCGAAAACCCATTTCCACTAAGATCCAGTTCAATCAAATGAATCGAAGTAGTCAACAGCTCCCCAGGTATCTCTCCATACAATTGATTGTTTCTCAGACACAAAACCCTCAAATTGTTCAACGAGCCAAAAGAAGGAAGCTCTCCCCCAATCATATTATCCCCCAAATCCAATTCTGCCAAGCTCTGGAACAATGACAATGTAGCATCTGACAAGAACTTCCCACCCAGCAGATTACTACTTAAGTTTAAATGTCGAATTGTATTCCCCAAACTCGAAACACTAGAAGGATCAACCGGAAGCTCACCCGAAAACTGG
This genomic stretch from Spinacia oleracea cultivar Varoflay chromosome 3, BTI_SOV_V1, whole genome shotgun sequence harbors:
- the LOC110790729 gene encoding probable inactive receptor kinase At5g10020; this translates as MFFGCRGNISCSSNGSVVFTIFSLLILNFLTPSLVLCNSDEVRALLEFKKGIKDNPLGKIVTTWNATAVATASDLDSCPTSFHGVVCDDATNSVVSIVLESLNLGGELKFSTLIGLKMLQKLNLKGNNFTGRLVPQLGSMSNLQFLDLSDNQFIGRIPDRIHDLWNLQHLNVSNNRFSGGYPAGIQNLQQLRVLDMHANELWGDIGVFFSELRNVEHVDLSMNQFSGELPVDPSSVSSLGNTIRHLNLSSNLLGGKFLSDATLSLFQSLAELDLGDNMIGGELPSFGSLNNLRVLCLRNNQLYGEIPGELLTTSIHLIELDLSGNGFSGSIRGINSTTLEILDLSSNRLTGSFPEFSAQSGLTTLRISNNSLEGRLPSEWRQFPRLSKVDLSINNMAGPIPSALFSLNLINLNLSRNHFNGVIPFPESTVGEFLAQPVFAPLESLDLSDNSLVGGLSKDIRFMGRLRSLNLAKNSLSGHIPSSLDRINGLESLDLSNNQFEGHLPGTLPSSLKALNVTYNELSGTVPESLRTFPPSSFHPGNEKLVIPGVEGPPNGGSNYISGNKGHRRSKSSSIKIAIILACVGAALMIAFVALAYYRAHHGFHGSSKFNGATTGRDVKVGRVTRPSLFKFHAGSEPPETSMSFSNTHLLTSNSRSLSGQAELVTDISERAPVAAASSTSYVKHNLPDNPIVTSARRSPPGSPLSSSPRFFETSEQPVTLDVYSPDRFAGELYFLDASLAFTAEQLSRAPAEVLGRSSHGTLYKATLGGGQMLTVKWLRVGLVKSKKEFAKEVKKIGLMRHPNIVPVRAYYWGPREQERLILSDYINGDSLALHLYESTPRRYSLLSFSQRLRVAVDIARCLVFLHDRGMPHGNLKPTNILLMGPDLSARVTDYGLHRLMMPAGVAEQILNLGALGYCAPELSNASKPMPSLKADVYSFGVIIMEILTRRSAGDIISGQSGAVDLTDWVRLCDKEGRRMDCIDRDIAGREEPSKVMDDMLGVSLRCILPVNERPNIRQVFEDLCSIAG